A section of the Falco peregrinus isolate bFalPer1 chromosome 3, bFalPer1.pri, whole genome shotgun sequence genome encodes:
- the ENO1 gene encoding alpha-enolase has protein sequence MGAGGGRVLCAGWAIAGRQRRCFFPVRGETASGAAVWSGAAGPKVLKMSILKIHAREIFDSRGNPTVEVDLFTNKGLFRAAVPSGASTGIYEALELRDNDKTRYMGKGVSKAVEHVNKTIAPALISKNVNVVEQEKIDKLMLEMDGSENKSKFGANAILGVSLAVCKAGAAEKGVPLYRHIADLAGNAEVILPVPAFNVINGGSHAGNKLAMQEFMILPVGADSFKEAMRIGAEVYHNLKNVIKEKYGKDATNVGDEGGFAPNILENKEALELLKTAISKAGYSEKVVIGMDVAASEFYRDGKYDLDFKSPDDPSRYISPDQLADLYKGFVKNYPLVSIEDPFDQDDWAAWKKFTGSVGIQVVGDDLTVTNPKRIAKAVEEKSCNCLLLKVNQIGSVTESLQACKLAQSNGWGVMVSHRSGETEDTFIADLVVGLCTGQIKTGAPCRSERLAKYNQLLRIEEELGSKARFAGRNFRNPRVN, from the exons gtgttaAAAATGTCCATTCTTAAGATCCACGCCCGTGAAATATTTGACTCTCGTGGGAATCCCACTGTTGAGGTAGACCTCTTTACCAACAAAG GTTTGTTCAGAGCCGCTGTTCCCAGTGGTGCCTCAACTGGAATCTATGAAGCTCTGGAGCTTCGTGACAATGACAAGACACGCTACATGGGGAAAG GTGTCTCAAAAGCTGTTGAGCACGTCAATAAAACAATTGCACCTGCACTGATTAGCAAG AACGTCAATGTTGTCGAGCAAGAGAAGATTGACAAACTGATGCTGGAAATGGATGGATCGGAGAATAAGT CCAAATTTGGTGCCAATGCCATCCTGGGTGTATCTCTGGCTGTATGCAAAGCTGGCGCTGCTGAGAAGGGTGTCCCCTTGTACCGTCACATTGCTGACCTTGCTGGAAATGCAGAAGTCATTCTTCCAGTTCCT GCTTTTAATGTGATCAATGGTGGCTCCCATGCTGGCAATAAGTTGGCTATGCAGGAGTTCATGATCCTCCCGGTCGGTGCTGACAGTTTCAAGGAGGCAATGCGCATTGGTGCAGAGGTCTATCACAACCTAAAAAACGTAATCAAGGAGAAGTATGGCAAGGATGCAACTAATGTGGGTGATGAGGGTGGCTTTGCCCCCAACATCCTGGAAAATAAAGAAG CTCTGGAGTTGCTGAAGACTGCCATCAGTAAGGCTGGCTACTCTGAAAAGGTTGTCATTGGCATGGATGTGGCTGCCTCAGAGTTCTACCGTGATGGAAAGTATGATCTGGACTTCAAATCCCCTGATGATCCCAGCAGATACATTTCTCCTGATCAGCTGGCTGATCTGTACAAGGGCTTTGTCAAGAACTACCCCT TGGTGTCCATTGAAGACCCATTTGACCAGGATGACTGGGCTGCCTGGAAGAAGTTCACTGGCAGTGTTGGCATCCAGGTGGTTGGTGATGATCTGACTGTGACCAATCCAAAGCGTATTGCTAAGGCTGTGGAGGAGAAATCCTGCAACTGCCTCCTGCTTAAGGTCAACCAGATTGGCTCTGTGACAGAATCCCTGCAAGC CTGCAAGCTTGCGCAGTCCAATGGCTGGGGTGTGATGGTGAGTCATCGCTCTGGAGAAACAGAAGATACCTTCATTGCTGATCTGGTAGTTGGTCTCTGCACTGGTCAG ATCAAAACTGGCGCCCCATGCCGATCTGAGCGTCTAGCCAAGTACAACCAGCTGCTGAG AATTGAAGAGGAGCTTGGCAGCAAGGCCCGTTTTGCTGGAAGGAACTTCAGGAACCCTCGTGTCAACTAA